A genomic region of Papaver somniferum cultivar HN1 chromosome 7, ASM357369v1, whole genome shotgun sequence contains the following coding sequences:
- the LOC113297291 gene encoding polyadenylate-binding protein 2-like — MEQHHEDHEHEEHEQGEHEVYGGEIPDEGEMDADIEMSRVDDDDNDPNSKENLEEMKKRLKEIEDEAGALREMQAKVEKEMGSVQDPNGAGATQAEKEEVDSRSIYVGNVDYACTPEEVQQHFQSCGTVNRVTILTDKFGQPKGFAYVEFVEVDAVQNALLLNESELHGRQLKVSAKRTNVPGMKQFRGRRPGSPYLGFRGRRPFPAAAPFFPSPYGYGKAPRFRRPMRYRPYF; from the exons ATGGAGCAACATCACGAAGACCACGAGCATGAAGAACACGAACAAGGTGAGCATGAAGTTTACGGAGGTGAAATACCAGATGAAGGAGAGATGGATGCTGATATTGAAATGTCTAGGGTTGACGACGATGATAATGATCCTAATTCCAAGGAG AACTTGGAAGAGATGAAGAAAAGACTGAAAGAGATCGAAGATGAAGCTGGTGCACTTCGTGAGATGCAAGCTAAAGTTGAGAAAGAGATGGGTTCTGTTCAAG ATCCCAATGGTGCTGGCGCTACCCAAgctgaaaaagaagaagttgatTCCCGCTCAATATATGTTGGTAAT GTGGACTATGCGTGTACCCCTGAGGAAGTGCAGCAGCATTTTCAATCATGTGGAACAGTAAACAGAGTGACTATTTTGACAGACAAGTTTGGTCAGCCTAAAGGATTTGCTTATGTCGAGTTTGTCGAGGTTGATGCTGTCCAAAATGCTCTGCTTTTAAATGAATCAGAGTTGCATGGGCGTCAACTGAAG GTATCAGCTAAGCGAACCAACGTACCCGGAATGAAGCAATTTCGGGGTAGACGGCCAGGCAGTCCTTATCTAGGTTTTCGAGGACGGAGACCTTTCCCAGCAGCAGCCCCATTCTTTCCATCTCCTTACGGATATGG CAAAGCTCCAAGGTTCAGGCGCCCAATGAGGTATAGGCCGTACTTTTGA
- the LOC113297290 gene encoding trihelix transcription factor ASIL2-like: MVWWWLYGFAIVIPIHPWVAVADPLLSLISDFSFSLSLHLIIIITPTTTQFFNNVHFTHHHPPLLFQLHHHPFLSLTTTTNPNPNSSHTMDMDSQNLSPLSTPSQQQKQTTSPSSLTKPSSITRRVPPPCWTHEETSALIESYHEKWYSLRRGNLRASHWEEVADAVARRCNLVVPSKTSVQCRHKVEKLRKRYRTEVQKSLMTPAHHRFSSSWVFFKRMDLMEKGPSSTATGVDEDEQGGGGDEEEEEEEDDEDEQGGGGEEDDDFRPRYNFDQKNHHNTAYNMSIPNSRNLPNLRNFDCSIMPNGRVGSSSSSGGFRFRIPSAEQQQRRSAPNFAYAKPKNYGAKFDENVMPNFMPNPNFTSPSSSSRFTNGGVGSSSRLRSGSGKSSGGGGGGGSKGKRKMDPVEEMVSAVRSLGEGFMRMEQMKLEMAREVEKMKMDMELKRTEMILDSQQRIVDAFAKGFSAKKKAKKMSSPPDS, from the coding sequence ATGGTGTGGTGGTGGTTGTATGGCTTTGCTATCGTCATCCCCATCCATCCTTGGGTAGCGGTGGCGGATCCACTTCTCTCTCTCATCTCTgacttctctttctctctctctctacacctaataataataattaccccCACCACCACTCAATTTTTCAATAATGTCCACTTCACCCACCACCACCCCCCCCTCCTCTTTCAGCTCCACCACCACCCATTTCTTTCCCTCACAACCACAacaaaccctaaccctaattcCTCACACACTATGGATATGGATTCTCAAAATCTTTCTCCTCTCTCAACACCAagccaacaacaaaaacaaacaactaGTCCATCCTCCTTGACAAAACCATCGTCAATAACAAGAAGAGTACCACCGCCATGTTGGACACATGAAGAAACCTCGGCTCTAATTGAATCCTACCATGAAAAATGGTATTCGCTTCGTCGCGGGAATCTCAGAGCTTCTCATTGGGAAGAAGTAGCTGATGCTGTTGCTCGCCGATGTAATCTTGTTGTTCCATCCAAAACATCTGTTCAATGTCGTCATAAAGTTGAAAAGCTTCGGAAACGTTATCGAACTGAAGTACAGAAATCACTAATGACTCCTGCTCATCATCGATTTTCCTCGTCCTGGGTTTTCTTTAAAAGGAtggatttaatggaaaaaggtcCTTCTTCAACTGCTACCGGTGTTGATGAAGATGaacaaggtggtggtggtgatgaagaagaagaagaagaggaagatgatgaagatgaacaaggTGGCGGAGGCGAGGAGGATGATGATTTTCGCCCAAGGTATAATTTTGATCAGAAAAACCATCATAATACTGCTTATAATATGTCAATACCTAATTCCCGCAATTTGCCCAATTTGCGTAATTTTGATTGTTCAATCATGCCCAATGGCAGAGTAggaagtagtagtagtagtggaGGGTTTCGATTTAGAATTCCTAGTGCAGAACAACAACAACGGAGGAGTGCTCCTAATTTTGCATATGCCAAACCGAAGAATTATGGTGCTAAGTTTGATGAAAACGTAATGCCTAATTTTATGCCTAACCCCAATTTTACTAGTCCTAGTTCTAGTTCTAGGTTTACCAATGGCGGTGTTGGTTCGTCATCTAGGTTGAGATCTGGCTCTGGAaagagtagtggtggtggtggtggtggtggaagtaaGGGGAAGAGAAAAATGGATCCAGTTGAAGAGATGGTTTCTGCAGTTAGGTCACTGGGCGAAGGGTTTATGAGAATGGAACAAATGAAATTAGAAATGGCAAGGGAAGTTGAGAAAATGAAAATGGATATGGAGTTGAAACGGACTGAGATGATTCTTGATTCGCAACAAAGGATTGTTGATGCATTCGCGAAAGGGTTTTCTGCGAAAAAGAAGGCCAAGAAGATGTCTTCGCCACCTGATTCGTAG
- the LOC113297289 gene encoding cationic amino acid transporter 6, chloroplastic-like, with protein MSTTPTQFSSSSCFSSSQNIVFNYVYSLSQTPHKLRKRMLATWTPDEELNQVRLRSGSDMKRKLKWHDLIALGVGGMLGAGVFVTTGQVAHKVSGPAVFISYIIAGVSALLSSLCYTEFSVNIPVAGGAFSYLRVTFGEFVGYFAGLNILMEYVLSNAAVARSFTEYLCRTVGVDPDSWRVEVDGLTEGYNKLDFPAVALILVLTLCLCHSTKESSILNLIMTVFHVIFFCLIVIAGFYNGSAKNLIKPKGLTPFGVKGVLDGSAIVYFSYIGYDSVSTTAEEIKNPSKSLPIGIIGSVAIVSVLYCLMALALCVLVPYNEISDTASFAFAFEKMAGWKWAGNIVGAGACLGIVASLLVAMLGQARYLCVIGRARLVPVWLAKVHPSTGTPMNATVFLGVCTATIALFTELHIVLEMVSIGTLLVFYLVANALVYLRYVDTNNMSNSLSTLIFLLLLSSSAIGFSMSWKLREEWWSLALFGSASIIITGVFYYKVPSVYRPSIWSVPLMPWPAATSIFLNIFLMTSLNKRSFQRFGIWAGVIILFYIFYGVHSTYSEEERDQARVSSHYQVSPPSSSSIQQESKVDLQLV; from the exons ATGTCAACAACACCAAcacaattttcatcttcttcttgtttttcttcatCTCAGAACATTGTTTTCAATTATGTCTACTCTTTATCTCAAACACCACATAAACTGAGAAAAAGAATGTTAGCTACATGGACACCAGATGAAGAACTAAATCAAGTTAGGTTGAGATCAGGTTCAGACATGAAAAGAAAACTTAAATGGCATGATTTAATAGCTCTTGGTGTTGGTGGTATGCTTGGTGCTGGTGTTTTTGTTACAACAGGTCAAGTAGCTCATAAAGTTTCAGGTCCTGCAGTCTTCATTTCGTATATTATCGCTGGCGTTTccgctcttctttcttctttatgttACACCGAATTCTCCGTTAATATACCTGTTGCTGGTGGTGCCTTCAGCTATCTAAGAGTAACTTTTG GTGAATTTGTGGGTTATTTTGCTGGATTAAATATACTAATGGAATACGTGTTATCTAACGCTGCTGTTGCTCGAAGTTTTACGGAGTATCTTTGTAGAACAGTAGGCGTAGACCCGGATTCCTGGAGAGTTGAAGTAGATGGTTTGACAGAAGGTTATAATAAATTGGACTTCCCAGCTGTTGCTCTTATACTTGTCCTTACTCTATGTCTTTGTCATAG TACAAAGGAGAGTTCTATACTGAACTTGATCATGACAGTATTCCATGTTATCTTTTTCTGTTTGATTGTAATTGCTGGTTTTTACAATGGAAGTGCTAAAAACTTGATAAAACCGAAAGGATTGACTCCGTTCGGTGTTAAAGGTGTTCTTGATGGATCAGCTATTGTTTACTTTAGCTATATTGGTTATGATTCTGTTTCGACCACGGCAGAAGAAATCAAGAACCCATCAAAGAGCCTTCCCATAGGCATCATAGGGTCTGTAGCGATTGTTTCGGTGCTCTACTGTTTGATGGCGTTGGCTTTATGCGTGTTGGTTCCATATAATGAG ATATCCGATACAGCATCATTTGCTTTCGCTTTCGAAAAGATGGCTGGATGGAAATGGGCGGGTAACATTGTCGGAGCTGGTGCATGCTTAGGGATTGTAGCTTCACTTCTAGTTGCTATGTTAGGTCAAGCTAGATACTTATGTGTGATCGGACGAGCTCGGCTTGTTCCTGTTTGGTTAGCTAAGGTTCATCCTTCTACCGGCACTCCTATGAATGCCACTGTCTTCTTGG GGGTATGCACAGCAACAATTGCACTCTTCACAGAGCTCCACATAGTACTTGAAATGGTCTCCATCGGAACACTACTCGTCTTCTATCTCGTAGCTAATGCATTAGTATATCTAAGATATGTTGACACAAACAACATGAGTAACTCACTTTCTACACTAATCTTCCTATTGCTCCTGTCGTCAAGTGCAATAGGCTTTTCTATGTCATGGAAACTGAGAGAAGAATGGTGGAGCTTAGCTTTATTTGGTAGTGCCTCTATCATAATCACCGGCGTTTTCTATTACAAGGTTCCTAGCGTTTACCGTCCATCAATATGGTCAGTACCATTAATGCCTTGGCCAGCTGCAACATCTATCTTCCTCAATATTTTTCTTATGACTTCCCTTAATAAGAGGTCTTTCCAAAGATTTGGAATATGGGCCGGTGTAATTATCTTGTTCTACATATTCTATGGTGTCCATTCAACATACAGTGAAGAAGAAAGAGATCAAGCTAGGGTTAGTAGTCATTATCAAGTGAGCCCACCATCAAGTTCTTCAATTCAACAAGAAAGTAAGGTAGATTTGCAATTGGTTTAG